ACTGATTGGTCATCGCCCAGACATCGCATTCCGTTCCAGGTAATTCGACCCGACTAACCATCGTTCAACGTTCTAAGCAATTAGAACAACGATCGTACCGCTCCACGCCGCAGGATAAAGTATTTCATCCCACCTTATCCCGTCGCGATCGCGGCAATCGTAACAACCGCCACCGTTGTCGATTGAACTACCCATCGATCCCACCCGTCGATAATCTATTTCACAGTGATCGCCATGAACTACACCATCGCCCAGCCTCGCTCCGATCGCCAAAATACACCTCAGTCACCCAGCCAACAACTCCAACGCTACGCCCATTCCCCAGACACCGTCGTCCTCGCTATCCCCAGCCCTGACACCGCGATCGCTGCACAAATCGCCAAAGACCTACACTTGCCACTGGAAGAATGTTTAGTTCGGAAGCTATCTATTCAACAGCACACAACCATCACTATTGGCGCAGTGGCCGCGAATCGGACAATGGTCTTAAATTATGACGTCATCAATCATGCGGGAATTTCCCAAGCGAACATCGATGCCATTGCGATCACTGCATTACAAGATTTTTTAGGCCAGTCTCGGACAAATCCGTCTCCCCGCCTCAATCTCAAAGGTAAAACCATTATCCTCGTTGATGATGGCATTGAAACCGGCACATCTGTCCGCGCCACAATTGCCCAAATCGCCTTCCAAAAACCCGCAAAGGTCATCCTCGCAGCCCCTGGCCTGACACCCACAGCCCGCAAAAATCTCAAAGCACTAGTGGATGAATTTATCGATCTCAATCTCACTCAGGCAATAGATGACGTGCAACCCTGGAATCAGCGCTTTATGCATGACCACAACACCCCTGTCAGCCAACACCGACAGAGAATCAACCGCCAATCAGCCACACCAAAACTGGCTCAGGTCTAAACCGATTTCTCTCGCCGCACTAATTTACTCAAACATCATTCCCCAGGATCGCTATCTGCACGAGCGATCCTGGGGAATTTTCAACTGCATCAGCGACTAAGCAACCCCAGCTCTAGCGCACCACCCGCTTCGCTAAACCCAACCGTTTCAAACCGACGATCGCCCACCAAGTCATATCCACTTCCCACCAACGCAAACCCGCCTTCGCCACTCGTGGCCTTGCATGGTGGTTATTGTGCCAGCCTTCGCCATAGGTCAGCAGCGCCGCCCACCAAAGATTTCGTGAACCATCTTCCACCGGGAAATTTTGATAGCCCTTCCAATGCGTCGCCGAATTAATCAACCAAGTCGTATGCCATAGCACCACCGATCGCACAAAAATCCCATAAATCACAAACGACCAACCACCGGCCAAAAACAGTAGAATTCCCAGCGGCACCTGCAACATCAAGAAATTGCGATCGAGCCAACGATAGTAAGCCTGCCGCTCCAAATCCGGCGCATATTTCTTATACAGTTCATAATCGAAAAACTGCTTCTTGGGATGCAAAAGCCATCCCATATGACTCCACCAAAAGCCTCGACTCGCCGCATAGGGATCACGCACCTCATCTTCTGTATAAGCGTGATGCACCCGGTGTCCCGCCACCCAAAAAATCGGCCCACCCTGCAACGCCATCGCCCCGATCGTCGCCAAGATGTATTCCAACCACCGTGGCACCTTTAAGCTCCGATGCGTCAACAAACGGTGATACGTCAAACAAATCCCAATCCCACCGAGCAACCAGTGTAAAAACACCGCCACCCCCAACGCCTGCCAAGAGAAAGTCCACAAGCCC
Above is a window of Romeriopsis navalis LEGE 11480 DNA encoding:
- a CDS encoding phosphoribosyltransferase family protein, which translates into the protein MNYTIAQPRSDRQNTPQSPSQQLQRYAHSPDTVVLAIPSPDTAIAAQIAKDLHLPLEECLVRKLSIQQHTTITIGAVAANRTMVLNYDVINHAGISQANIDAIAITALQDFLGQSRTNPSPRLNLKGKTIILVDDGIETGTSVRATIAQIAFQKPAKVILAAPGLTPTARKNLKALVDEFIDLNLTQAIDDVQPWNQRFMHDHNTPVSQHRQRINRQSATPKLAQV
- a CDS encoding acyl-CoA desaturase, which gives rise to MRSALTAAKPERDSARADFSWTNAGFFGSIHALALLGLWTFSWQALGVAVFLHWLLGGIGICLTYHRLLTHRSLKVPRWLEYILATIGAMALQGGPIFWVAGHRVHHAYTEDEVRDPYAASRGFWWSHMGWLLHPKKQFFDYELYKKYAPDLERQAYYRWLDRNFLMLQVPLGILLFLAGGWSFVIYGIFVRSVVLWHTTWLINSATHWKGYQNFPVEDGSRNLWWAALLTYGEGWHNNHHARPRVAKAGLRWWEVDMTWWAIVGLKRLGLAKRVVR